CAGAGCAGCTCTGAGTTAATCCAGCAGCTAGAAAACGGAGCCCTTGTTCCGTCTTTGACCCCTCTTTTAAAGATTGCCAGGGCTTTAGGCGTCCGCCTCGGCACTTTTCTGGACGACATGCCCCAGAGCGGACCTGTACTGGTGAGGTCAGGGCTATCTGAAAACGTGGTCCGTTTTTCCGGAAAGACTGAGAGGCCAAAGAAAAGCGCCCTTGAGTTTTACTCCCTTGCTTCGGATAAAGCAGACCGTCATATGGAGCCTTTCATTATTGATATCCACCCTTCCCCTGAAGAAAGCCATACGCTCTCATCTCATGAAGGAGAGGAGTTCATCTATGTACTTTCCGGGGAAATTGAAATTTTTTACGGGAAAGACGTTCACAGGCTGAGTGAAGGGGACAGCATTTATTACGATTCCATTGTCCCGCACGATGTTCACGCAGCAGGAAAAGAGGATGCCCGCATAATGGCTGTAGTCTATGCTCCTCTCTGACATTTAGAGTTGTGAGAGAACAGGCTATGACTT
This window of the Methanosarcina mazei S-6 genome carries:
- a CDS encoding helix-turn-helix domain-containing protein: MSEENRVGSKIRQLREARDMTVEELAEASQSSSELIQQLENGALVPSLTPLLKIARALGVRLGTFLDDMPQSGPVLVRSGLSENVVRFSGKTERPKKSALEFYSLASDKADRHMEPFIIDIHPSPEESHTLSSHEGEEFIYVLSGEIEIFYGKDVHRLSEGDSIYYDSIVPHDVHAAGKEDARIMAVVYAPL